Part of the Vagococcus teuberi genome, TAAAGATGGTGGCATTGATATCAATGAATGTGCACTAGTCAGTGAAGCATTAGGTGAAAAACTTGACACAATCGAGCCAGATCCAATTCCACAAGCCTATTTTTTAGAGGTGTCTTCACCTGGGGCTGAGCGACCTTTGAAAAAAGAAGAAGATTATGTAAATGCAATTGATGATTATATAAACATCTCTTTTTATCAAGCTGTTGAAGGAGAAAAGCAGTATCAAGGTTTCTTAAAAGAAGTTACCCCAGAGACGCTAACCCTATTAGTAAAAATAAAAACGCAAGAAAAAGAAATGACATTTGATAGAAAAAATATTGCCAAAGCGAGATTGGCTATTCAATTTTAAAATGGAGGTTAAGGAAATACATGAACAAGGAAATGTTAGGAGCATTAGACGCTCTTGAACGCGAAAAAGGTATTTCAAAAAGCATTGTCATTGAAGCACTAGAAGCAGCAATGGTATCAGCTTACAAGCGTCATTATGGACAAGCGCAAAACGTAGAGGTTGAGTTTGACGATAAAAAAGGAGATGTTCATATTTTTTCTGTTAAAGAAGTAACAGAAGAAGTAATGGATTCTCAACTTGAAGTGAGCTTAAAAGAAGCATTGAAAATTAATGGAGCATACGAAATCGGTGATATGATTCGTTTTGAAGTGACACCAAAAGATTTTGGTCGTATAGCAGCACAAACAGCAAAACAAGTTATTTTGCAACGTGTGCGTGAAGCTGAACGTTCAATCATCTATAATGAGTTTAGTGCTTATGAAAATGAAATTATGCAAGGAATTGTGGAACGTCAAGACAGTCGTTACATTTATGTCAATTTAGGAAAAATCGAAGCGGTATTATCAAAACAAGATCAAATCCCAAATGAAGTTTATCAACCACACGATCGCATCAAAGTTTATATTTCAAAAGTAGAAAACACATCAAAAGGGCCACAAGTATATGTGAGTCGTAGCCATCCGGATCTTTTAAAACGTTTGTTTGAACAGGAGATTCCAGAAGTGTATGATGGAGAAGTAGAGATTATTAGCATTGCAAGAGAAGCAGGAGACAGAGCAAAAGTTGCTGTAACAGCTGCTAATAAAGACATCGATCCAGTTGGAACGTGTGTTGGACCTAAAGGACAACGTGTTCAAGCGATTGTTAATGAATTAAAAGGCGAAAACATGGATATTGTTGAGTGGAATGAAGACCCTGCTGTCTTTATTTCAAATGCATTAAATCCCGCACAAGTAATAGATGTTATTTTTGAACCAAACCAACG contains:
- the nusA gene encoding transcription termination factor NusA, translated to MNKEMLGALDALEREKGISKSIVIEALEAAMVSAYKRHYGQAQNVEVEFDDKKGDVHIFSVKEVTEEVMDSQLEVSLKEALKINGAYEIGDMIRFEVTPKDFGRIAAQTAKQVILQRVREAERSIIYNEFSAYENEIMQGIVERQDSRYIYVNLGKIEAVLSKQDQIPNEVYQPHDRIKVYISKVENTSKGPQVYVSRSHPDLLKRLFEQEIPEVYDGEVEIISIAREAGDRAKVAVTAANKDIDPVGTCVGPKGQRVQAIVNELKGENMDIVEWNEDPAVFISNALNPAQVIDVIFEPNQRACTVVVPDFQLSLAIGKRGQNARLAAKLTGYKIDIKPESEWEKIAAENEEELLEEVLEANEELFVEEILEDAIDDISQEVTEEVDLVEEDEK
- the rimP gene encoding ribosome maturation factor RimP: MANVVEIVTDLVTPILEDYQFDLVDIEYVKEGKNWFLRVFIDKDGGIDINECALVSEALGEKLDTIEPDPIPQAYFLEVSSPGAERPLKKEEDYVNAIDDYINISFYQAVEGEKQYQGFLKEVTPETLTLLVKIKTQEKEMTFDRKNIAKARLAIQF